The following nucleotide sequence is from Williamwhitmania taraxaci.
GACGACAGCGCATCCTAAAGCTCTTTTCGGCCAAGAAATACCACCTGCTGCTGGAGTGAAGCGGCCACGCTGCTGTGCCCAATGGGAAAGGTATGCCCGCGCCTCAATAGCTAGTAATTGAATACCTGACACTTACGGTTCGTTACGGTTTTTATTGTTGCAGGCTTCCAAAAAAGGAAGTTGCAAACCATAGGGGGAGCGAAAAACGGAAGAAGTGACGCAAAGAAGGGCTATGTCGAACCAAAAAAATGGCAAAATATCCACCAAGCAAACCTAAATACGCTAAGATTTAAAACCTAGCAATCGACCTGCGGATTTAAGGGAATACAATAAAAAAGTTAGAAGTCCCGAGTCCGAAGTAAACGGCCTCTTCCGTCTTCGGTCTTCCGGCTTTCTATAAAACAGATACCATGCAAACAGCAAATTTGTTGGAAATTGAGGAAGCAAAAAAGGCTGCCCTCGACGTATTGCTTCATAATGCTCATGGCCCCTTTCATGGACTTCCCCGCACAGCCGGTTGGGGATATCCGGAGCCATACACCCGCGATTTAATGATTTCCATTTTGGGCATTGCGGTTTCCGGAAATCAAAAGTTACTTGATAGTATTCGGAGAGTATTGGAGACATTGGCGAAAAATCAGACAGAACATGGACATATCACTTCGCTGGTGCACAATAAAGATGATCGTGGGGCGAGCGATACTACTCCACTTTTTTTGCTCGGTGTAGGTATTTTCAGGAAAGCGGTTAATGAGCCTGACTTTCTTCAGGAAGCAGTTGAAAAAAGCCTCATTTGGATGGAATATCAAAGCCCTTCCGATCGGTATCTGGTTGCCCAGCAACCTACCAGCGACTGGCGCGACGAACAATGGGTTACTGGCTATGGCCTGTTTGTAAACACTTTGGTGTATAGTTATCTGAGGATGTTGGGCAGACACGAAAGGGCTGATAAGGTTCGTCATGAAATGGACCGATTTACCACCTCCAGCGACAGCAATCACCGCCATTTGTATGAAGGACTCATGGTAAAACGCAAGCCTTATTTTGCTTTTTGGTCGTATAAAATATACAGTAGCGAAAGTTTCGACCTTCTTGGCAACAGTATAGCCATTCTCTCTGGAATTGCATCACCATCACGTGCCGACGAAATGGTATCTTGGATAGAGCAGGAGTGCGCGGCTATGCGAAAAAGAGGTGAATTGGCAGTCGACCTGCCGCCAAATTTCTTCCCATTTATTCAACCTGAAGATCCAGACTGGTTGCCGCGATACAAACTGTTTAATAATCCCGGAGACTATCACAATGGCGGTATCTGGCCATTTATCTGTGGATTTTATGTGGCCGCTTTGGTTGCCGCCAAAAGATACACGCTTGCTACGGAAAAACTTGTTGCCCTTACTCATCTTACCAAAATAACGAGCAACAAGGAACTCGGTTTTGGATTTAACGAGTGGATAAAAGCTCAGGATGGAAAACCCATGGGACAAGACTGGCAAACCTGGAGCGCTGCCATGTATTTGTATGCTGCAAAAAGTGTTGAACTAAAAAGCACGCCATTTTTCGACGACATGCGCTGCCCGTTACCTAAATAAAAAACCAACATCAATGAAGAATTGACAATGTTATTATCCTTTCGTAAAGGTGTGAATGATGTAATTTCTTCTCTAAGTTCTGTAACACTTTATCTTTCTCTTTACCCTAACTTAGTCTTTTCAAAAATCAATGGCGACATTAAGAGAAACAAGAAAATGAATATGTTGAATCGTAGAAAATAAATTCGACAAATCCGAGAGTAGATGACCTGCTCTATGATTTGGGCGAACTGAAAATAAGAATGGGAGATGGGTCTCCTAGCTAAGAAATGCCTTGGGAAACCAGGCTGGCAGCAATATTTTGACACTAAACAATTATGGCCATGAACAACAAAGAGATTGAAAAGGATTTGAACGCAAAAATTCTAAAGGTTACAATGACAATTAAGGACCAGTATCCTGAATTGTCTGATTTTTTAGAAGAAATGCCTGCAACAATCCCATCAGAAGAAAATGTGGAAATTACGCTGAAGAACTTAAGTGCCTATTATGAATCGCTGAATTCTCTGTTGAACAAATACAAATTGGAGCATCCTAAAAGTTCAAAATAAAACATGATGGCTTCGATGAAATCCAATTTCACTAGCAAATCAACAGATGAATTGTTTTATGACTTGGGGGCTATTTTTAAATATATCTTCTTAAGCCGCTTTTAGTTTGCAGAGATGTTTTCAATAAAAAAATCAAGAATAATTTATAACTCAGAAAATGTGGTTTTCCAAATCTATAGAAGACGTCCTTAAGGAAATAAATGTTGATGCATTGTCCGGCCTTTCAGATGAGGAAGCAAAAGTCCGTCTTAAAAAATACGGTGCGAATCAATTGCTTACGAAAAAGAAAAAGAACATCTTCCAACTTTTTGTTGCCCAGCTTCAGGAGTGGCTTATCTATGTTTTATTAGCGGCAGTGGTCATCACCCTGATTATGGGTGAGTATGTCGATGCCACAATCATCATCTTGGTCATAATAACCAATGCTGTTCTTGGCGTTATACAGGAAGTGAAAGCAGGAAAGGCAATTGAGGCGCTTCAGAAAATGTCGTTTCCAAAAGCACTTGTCCGCCGAAACGGCGAGGTGAAAGAAGTAAATTCACACGAAGTTGTTCCCGGTGATATTCTCATTCTTGATGCCGGACGTTTCATCTCCGCTGATATTCGTTTAATCGAGTCTGCCAATCTTCAGATAGAGGAATCGGCGCTCACTGGCGAGTCTGTTTCCGCCGATAAAGATGCAAAACAAGTTTATAGCGACCTTAAAACTCCATTGGGCGACCGTATTAATATGGCGTTTATGTCCACCCTTGTGACCAGTGGGAGAGGAGCTGGCGTTGTGGTAGAAACTGGCATGAATACAGAAGTAGGTAAAATCGCCAATATCATCAATTCCGAAAAAAAGGAGAAAACCCCGTTGGAAATCAGGTTAGATAAACTAGGGAAATCACTTGGATTGTTTGCTATAGGAATATGTGTTCTCATTTTTGTTATTGCAATAATTCAGGGTCGCGATTTGGCCGAAATGTTTATTTTGTCGGTTTCGCTAGCAGTGGCGGCTATTCCCGAAGGGCTTGCAGCCATTGTAGCAGTTGTTCTCTCCATTGGCGTTACGGGCATGTCGAAGCGAAAGGCGGTTATCAAGAAATTACCTGCTGTTGAAACACTTGGTTCGGTCAATATTATCTGTTCCGATAAAACAGGCACACTTACCCAAAACAAAATGACCGTAAAAACTTATTTCAACCTTGAGGGTGAAATAGTTGTCGAGCGTAATTCAAAAAACAGTGCTACCGACGATGCGAAATTGCTTGCCAAAGCCATGATACTGAACTCAGATGCAACTTACGAAAACAGCAAAGGCACAGGCGATCCAACAGAAATTGCATTACTCCTTCTTGGAGATGATTTGGGAATTGATAGAAAGAAATTAAACACTCAGGCCAGTCGTGCCAGTGAGCTTTCTTTCGATTCCGATCGGAAATTAATGTCAACACTATACCAAGAAAACAAAGAATTTACGGTTTATACAAAGGGGGCAATCGGTAATCTTATTAAAATTTCAACACGAGTTTTAGAAAAAGGGCAAGTAATTCCGATTACCAAAGAGCACAAAAAAAGATATCTCGATGCAGCGGAGATAATGTCGGACAATGCACTCCGTACGCTTGGCGTGGGGTATAAGCCGGTTGATTCCGTAATTGAAGGTGCTGAAATGGAGAAAGACCTCATTTTAGTTGGGCTTGTAGGTATGATTGACCCGCCTCGGCCTGAAGTGAAAGAATCTATTCAAAAAGCAAAACTTGCGGGTATTACTACTATCATGATTACTGGCGACCATAAGAATACCGCATTCGCCATTGCCCGCGAACTGGGGATGGCTGACTCTATTGACCAATCTATTACGGGCGAGGCGTTAGATGATCTTTCGGAAAAAGAACTCGCAGAAAAAATTACACAGTATCGTGTGTTTGCGAGGGTTTCACCCGAACACAAAGTCAAAATTGTGCATGCCCTCAAGTCGCATGGTAATATTGTTTCCATGACCGGCGACGGAGTAAACGATGCCCCCTCGCTCAATGCTGCCGATATTGGTGTGGCAATGGGAATAACTGGCACCGATGTGGCCAAAGGTGCATCTGATATGATTCTGATGGACGACAATTTTGCAACCATTGTTTCAGCCATAGAACAAGGTCGGAATATCTACAGTAATATAAAAAAGGCCGTTGTCTTTTTGCTTACGTGTAATTTGGGCGAAGTAATTGCCATGTTTGTTACGCTTATGATGGGTTTAGCAGCCCCGTTAATTGCTACTCAACTGTTGTGGATTAACCTAATTACTGACTCTTTTCCTGCTATTGCGTTAGGTATGGATCCAGGAACTCCCGATGTGATGAAAGAAAAACCACGCGATGCAAAAGAAAGTTTCTTTGCCGGAGGAGCGGGATTTCATATTATTCTTGGTGGTATGTTAATTGGTGCGCTAACAATCCTCGCTTTTTGGTACGGTTATTACGAACATGGATTCAGCCCGTTTGACAAATCAGCTCCAGTAAACACGGTTGAATATGCCCGGACCATGGCTTTCATGGTACTAGTATTGTGCCAGATGTTTTTCTCGCTTGCTGTCAGAAACAGCTCAAAATCAATTTTCCAGATTGGGATATTCACCAATAAATACCTAGTAGGAGCAATTGTATTGGGTGTTCTGTTACAGCTAATGGTTATCATGGTTCCATTTATGCAAAGGGCATTTCATTTGCAAATGCTTGATTTGAGAGGTTGGTTAATTGCGATTTCTTTAGGTTTGGTTCCGCTGTTTGTAAATGAGATTATCAAAATATTTATCCGGGTACGGGCAAATCGAATCAGGCATACAAATGAAAAGATTTAAAGATTTTTGAAAATCATGTTTTCACTCAATTGTAACTTTTGCAACAATTACAAAAATGCAAAAGTATCCAGTAGAGACTTTAGACAGGACAATACTTTTCTAGCAATTGGACTTAACTTCAAATAGTGATAGCCCACTTCTCCCGATAATTCAGGTCTTGTGACTAGAAATGGAATCACTTGCACTCTTACTTGCAAATGCGTTTAAATTAAAAAGGAGATAGCCTAATGGCTATCTCCTTTTTATTAATACTATTGCTCATCTAAAAGGGGTTTTGCTGATGGGTTGCTTTCAAGCAGTGTCCATATTCTCTTCAACCCTTTGCCCTAAAATAATTGATATCCTCCTTAAAGTCACCAACTATTTCTGTAATCATAAGCAATTAATATCATTTGTAACCTCCAAAACACACTTCAAGAAAGGTGATTTTACACACCTTCCCTGTAAAGTTTCACCTCTACAAGATGCTCCTTCCCATCGTTTACCAGGTTAATGTAATTGATGTTACTTTCAGCTCCATCAAGTTTTATGGTTTGCCTAACTTTTCCTTCATGCACCTGAGTTACCACAATCTGATACCTTGTTTCTTTGAAGCGGTAATGAATCTTAAATATTTCCCAGTCGGAAGGCACTTTAGGGTTAACAAATAGTTTATCAACTTCAAGCTTTAATCCGAGCACCGATTCCATTATAAGCCTATACATCCAGCTAGACGATCCCGTGTACCAAGTCCATCCACCCCTACCAATATGAGGCGAAAGGGCATACACATCGGCAGCCATTACGTATGGTTCAACTTTATACCTTTCAACCCCATCTGGGGTTCTGGTATGGTTAATCGGGTTAATGATTGATAGAATTTCGTAGGCTTTTTCGTTGTCGCCTAATTTTGAGAAAGCCATTGCCAACCAAATGGCTGCATGGGTGTACTGTCCCCCGTTTTCTCTTACTCCCGGAACGTATCCCTTGATATAACCGGGGTTCTGGTTCGATTTATCAAAAGGTGGGTTGAGCAATTGAACAAACCCTTGCTCACGCTGAACAAGCCTTTTATTGGCCGATTCCATTGCAATTAGCGTCCGTTCTTTGCTGCCCACTCCCGAAAGGACCGACCAACTTTGCGAAATGGAATCAATTTGGCATTCCTCGTTGCCCGACGACCCGAGCGGTTCTCCGCTGTCGAAGTAGGCGCGGCGGTACCACTCTCCATCCCATGCATTTTTTTCAATATTTTGTTGAATCTCTATAGCCGCATTTTTACATTGTTCAACAAACTCAAAATCTTCTTTAGTTTGAGCAAGTTCGATAAATTGATTTAGGACTTCGAAAAGAAAGAAGCCAAGCCAAACGCTTTCGCCCTTACCCTTATGCCCTACCATATTCATCCCATCGTTCCAGTCGCAGGTTCCAATAAGTGGGAGTCCATGGTCGCCAAACTTAAGGCCATGCTGTATTGATTTTTTACAATGATTATATAGGGTAGTTTTCTCTGCCGAGCGATTTGGTAGATCGTAGTATGAATCGTCCTCTGGCTTCACCATGCGACCATCAATAAAATATACTTCTTCGTTCAAAACTCCGGTATCGCCAGTTCCTTTTACGTAGCGACAGGTAGCCAGTGGTAGCCAGAGGTAGTCGTCGGAGCAATGCGTACGAACACCCCTGCCTACAGGAGGATGCCACCAGTGCTGGACATCACCCTCAGGAAACTGTCGGCTTGCAAATAGCAGAAGTAAGTTGCGTAGAATATCGGGCTTGGCAAAGAGTAAGGACATTCCGTCCTGCAGTTGATCGCGGTAACCAAATGCTCCCCCCGACTGGTAATAGCCGCTGCGCGCCCAAATTCGGCATGCCAAAGTTTGGTATACAAGCCATCCGTTAGCCAGAACATTTAGCGATAGATCGGGCGTTTCCACCTGAATAGTGCCAAGTGTTTGGCTCCAATAGTGCCATACAGCCTCAAGTGCTGTATATGCAGCCCTTGAACCGCGAAAACGGTTAATAGTGCTGTTAGCATCTTCCTTGCTCGTGCCTGCACCAAGTCTGAATATAATTTCACGCTCCTCCCCAACAGCAAGATCAAATGGAACCTGTATGGCTGCACAGGGATCGAGCGCAGCGCCCTTTTTCCCCGAAAGGCGAGAACGCAGCATCGCTGCTGGCCTTTTAAGAGAACCATTGCGGCCTAAAAACTCTTTACGGTCGCAGGTAGTATAGCAAACTGCTTCGTCGGTCTGAAGAAAAGCTACCCGAGAAGAAAACTCTGGGCTATAGGGGTTTACTGCAAATATTACATTACTGTTAAAATCGACACTAGTGTTAATATGCATTGCATTTTTATGTCGCATATCTCCTAATACCCATTCTACAACACTTGTCGCTGAAAGTTTGCATGGCCTAACCGATAAGTTTTTTACTTTTAATACTGAAAACTTTACCGAAGCATCTGTTGCAACATAAACCCATAGTTCGCTAACAATGCCACCTTCATTATGCTCAAATACGCTGTAACCAAAACCGTGGCGTGTTAAGTAAAGTTTCGATTCGCTGTCGGTTAGCGGTGTTGGCGACCAAAAATGGCCTGTTTCTTCGTCACGGATATACATGGCCTCGCCGCTCGAATCAGTTACTGGGTCGTTATACCATGGCGATAGTCGAAACTCGTGGGCGTTTTCAGCCCAAGTGTAGGCGAGTCCATTCTCCGAAATTACAGTTCCAAAATTGGCATTTGCCAAAACATTTACCCAAGGTGCAGGTGTTACTTTATCCTTCGATATTGTAATTACATATTCTCGACCATCGGAAGTAAATCCACCAAGCCCGTTATAGAAAATCAGATCTTGCCGCGGTAGCATAACTTCCGGCTGAGGGTTGGGCTTGTATGCTCGGGTTGGTTTTAAGTATGGTACCTGCGAAGCCATTGGGCTAAAGCGATTTATTTGCTCGGCAAGGGTTCCGCGGGTATCGCTAATAATAACTCGGGCAACTGTTTGGAATAAAATACGATCCTCGTTTGATATTTGGTCAGCCGAGCGTACAAATATTCCTCCTGGTATGTCAAGGACGTTATGACCTATTCCAGTAGCTATTAGCCCTATAATTTGCTCCTGCAGTAGCTGACGATAACCAGCATGGTCTTCGTTCCAAATTACAAGATCAACAGCCAGACCTTTTAAACTCCAGTATGTGTGCGCCTGAACAAGTTGCCGCACAAGATTAATGTTAGTTGGATCTTCAATTTGCAGTAGCACAATTGGTAAATCGCCCGAGATTGCATACCCCCAAAGACCGTACTGCCCTCGTCGATTTTTCTCAATAATTTCTGGCTCAGCCCGAAGTTGTGAGTTTGCAAAAATTATTGAACTGGCAAGCCGGCTGTAAAGTTGAGCGTCCGATTCGGTGGCATTAATTTGACGAAGAATCACCTGGCTATGTGTCCATGCAAGTTCAAAAACGCGGGTTGCTATCTGTTTATCCTGATACTTCTCAACAAGATATAATGCTCCATCGCGAGACTCGCTAATTCCTGTTACTATATCAATTGATGCCATTGCCCCAGGCTCAAGTATAATGCTATACTGAATGGCAACAATGGGGTCGAGTACTGAACCCTCGCTATCTGTAAGTGGTTTAGAATTAGTCATTGCGGCTGGCGAAGCAAGAGAGTTTCCGCGCCCAATGAATTGCATACGATCGGTTTCGT
It contains:
- a CDS encoding glycoside hydrolase 100 family protein, producing the protein MQTANLLEIEEAKKAALDVLLHNAHGPFHGLPRTAGWGYPEPYTRDLMISILGIAVSGNQKLLDSIRRVLETLAKNQTEHGHITSLVHNKDDRGASDTTPLFLLGVGIFRKAVNEPDFLQEAVEKSLIWMEYQSPSDRYLVAQQPTSDWRDEQWVTGYGLFVNTLVYSYLRMLGRHERADKVRHEMDRFTTSSDSNHRHLYEGLMVKRKPYFAFWSYKIYSSESFDLLGNSIAILSGIASPSRADEMVSWIEQECAAMRKRGELAVDLPPNFFPFIQPEDPDWLPRYKLFNNPGDYHNGGIWPFICGFYVAALVAAKRYTLATEKLVALTHLTKITSNKELGFGFNEWIKAQDGKPMGQDWQTWSAAMYLYAAKSVELKSTPFFDDMRCPLPK
- a CDS encoding cation-translocating P-type ATPase gives rise to the protein MWFSKSIEDVLKEINVDALSGLSDEEAKVRLKKYGANQLLTKKKKNIFQLFVAQLQEWLIYVLLAAVVITLIMGEYVDATIIILVIITNAVLGVIQEVKAGKAIEALQKMSFPKALVRRNGEVKEVNSHEVVPGDILILDAGRFISADIRLIESANLQIEESALTGESVSADKDAKQVYSDLKTPLGDRINMAFMSTLVTSGRGAGVVVETGMNTEVGKIANIINSEKKEKTPLEIRLDKLGKSLGLFAIGICVLIFVIAIIQGRDLAEMFILSVSLAVAAIPEGLAAIVAVVLSIGVTGMSKRKAVIKKLPAVETLGSVNIICSDKTGTLTQNKMTVKTYFNLEGEIVVERNSKNSATDDAKLLAKAMILNSDATYENSKGTGDPTEIALLLLGDDLGIDRKKLNTQASRASELSFDSDRKLMSTLYQENKEFTVYTKGAIGNLIKISTRVLEKGQVIPITKEHKKRYLDAAEIMSDNALRTLGVGYKPVDSVIEGAEMEKDLILVGLVGMIDPPRPEVKESIQKAKLAGITTIMITGDHKNTAFAIARELGMADSIDQSITGEALDDLSEKELAEKITQYRVFARVSPEHKVKIVHALKSHGNIVSMTGDGVNDAPSLNAADIGVAMGITGTDVAKGASDMILMDDNFATIVSAIEQGRNIYSNIKKAVVFLLTCNLGEVIAMFVTLMMGLAAPLIATQLLWINLITDSFPAIALGMDPGTPDVMKEKPRDAKESFFAGGAGFHIILGGMLIGALTILAFWYGYYEHGFSPFDKSAPVNTVEYARTMAFMVLVLCQMFFSLAVRNSSKSIFQIGIFTNKYLVGAIVLGVLLQLMVIMVPFMQRAFHLQMLDLRGWLIAISLGLVPLFVNEIIKIFIRVRANRIRHTNEKI